From Chloracidobacterium sp. N, the proteins below share one genomic window:
- a CDS encoding CbbQ/NirQ/NorQ/GpvN family protein: MLTERAIEKYILEKEPYYLPVGNEIELFTAAYQAKLPVMLKGPTGCGKTRFVEHMAWRFKRPLVTVACHEDLSATDLVGRYLLEGEETVWHDGPLTLAVKHGAMCYLDEVVEARKDTLVLIHPLTDDRRILPVEKRRVVLEAPDEFQFVISYNPGYQSVLKDLKQSTRQRFVAIEFDYPPFDTEVAIVAHEGQVDESTARDLVTIGQKVRNLRGHGLEEGVSTRLLVYAAQLIRGGIAPVSACTVAIVNPITDDRDLQRSIQEIVTTVI, translated from the coding sequence ATGCTCACCGAACGCGCCATCGAGAAGTACATCCTTGAAAAAGAGCCTTACTACCTGCCGGTCGGCAACGAGATCGAACTGTTTACGGCTGCCTATCAGGCCAAGCTGCCCGTCATGCTGAAGGGCCCGACCGGGTGCGGCAAAACCCGGTTTGTCGAGCACATGGCCTGGCGGTTCAAACGTCCGCTGGTGACGGTGGCCTGTCACGAAGACCTGTCGGCAACCGATCTGGTGGGCCGCTACCTGCTGGAGGGGGAAGAAACTGTCTGGCACGACGGCCCCCTGACCCTGGCCGTCAAGCATGGCGCCATGTGCTACCTGGATGAAGTCGTCGAAGCCCGCAAGGACACGCTGGTGCTCATTCACCCGCTCACCGATGACCGGCGTATCCTTCCGGTTGAAAAACGCCGCGTCGTCCTTGAAGCCCCGGATGAGTTTCAGTTCGTCATTTCCTACAATCCGGGCTACCAGAGTGTGCTCAAGGACCTGAAACAATCCACCCGGCAGCGTTTCGTCGCCATCGAGTTTGACTACCCGCCGTTTGACACTGAAGTGGCGATTGTGGCGCACGAGGGGCAGGTGGATGAATCCACGGCGCGCGATCTGGTGACGATTGGGCAGAAAGTGCGCAACCTGCGCGGGCATGGCCTTGAAGAAGGCGTGTCCACACGCCTGCTCGTCTATGCCGCGCAACTCATCCGGGGGGGGATTGCTCCTGTCAGCGCCTGCACCGTGGCCATCGTCAACCCCATTACGGATGACCGTGACCTTCAGCGGAGTATCCAGGAAATCGTCACCACCGTCATTTAG
- a CDS encoding aldehyde dehydrogenase family protein, with protein MSAPATATYEVAPEVKSFVEKTHHLLIDGQWVEAKRGQVFKVYNPANGEVLAHVAEGNAEDIDLAVKAARRAFEEGPWRKMTPSERGRLIWKLADLVEQHLEEFAQLETLDNGKPLTVSRAADVPLAVDLFRYMAGWATKIEGETIPLSVPGGNYLAYTLREPVGVVGQIIPWNFPLLMAAWKLGPALAAGCTVVLKPAEETPLSALRLGELILEAGFPPGVVNIVPGYGETAGAALAAHPDVDKVAFTGSTEVGKLIVQAAAGNLKKVTLELGGKSPNIVFKDADLSVAIEGAANAIFFNHGQCCVAGSRLFVEEDIFDDVVSGVGEIARRIRVGEGFDPATQMGPLVSETQLRRVTGFLESGEKDGAKAIAGGQRVGDKGYFVAPTVLTDVRDDMKVVQEEIFGPVVTAMKFSDIREVSARANNTVYGLGAGIWTRDISKAHALAAEIKAGTVWINCYNVFDAALPFGGYKQSGWGREMGHAVLNAYTETKSVCIKL; from the coding sequence ATGAGTGCACCAGCTACCGCGACGTACGAAGTTGCGCCTGAAGTCAAATCCTTTGTCGAGAAAACGCATCACCTGCTGATTGACGGTCAGTGGGTCGAGGCCAAACGCGGTCAAGTGTTCAAAGTCTATAACCCGGCGAACGGAGAAGTTCTCGCCCATGTGGCCGAAGGTAATGCCGAGGATATTGATCTGGCCGTCAAGGCAGCCCGGCGTGCCTTTGAGGAAGGCCCGTGGCGCAAAATGACACCCTCCGAGCGGGGACGGCTCATCTGGAAGCTGGCCGACCTGGTTGAGCAGCATCTGGAAGAGTTTGCCCAGCTCGAAACGCTTGACAATGGAAAGCCCCTGACGGTGTCGCGGGCAGCGGATGTGCCGCTGGCCGTGGATTTGTTCCGCTACATGGCCGGTTGGGCCACCAAGATCGAAGGCGAGACGATTCCGCTCTCTGTGCCGGGCGGGAACTATCTGGCCTACACGCTGCGGGAGCCGGTGGGGGTTGTCGGGCAGATCATTCCGTGGAACTTCCCGCTGCTGATGGCGGCCTGGAAACTTGGCCCGGCGCTGGCGGCGGGCTGTACGGTGGTGCTCAAGCCGGCCGAAGAAACGCCGCTTTCGGCGCTGCGGCTGGGTGAACTCATCCTGGAGGCTGGTTTCCCGCCGGGCGTGGTCAACATCGTGCCGGGCTACGGCGAAACGGCCGGGGCAGCCCTGGCCGCCCATCCCGACGTGGACAAGGTGGCTTTTACGGGTTCGACGGAAGTCGGCAAGCTCATCGTGCAGGCGGCAGCCGGCAACCTCAAGAAGGTCACGCTCGAACTTGGCGGCAAGTCACCCAACATCGTCTTCAAGGACGCCGATCTGTCGGTTGCCATTGAAGGTGCGGCCAATGCCATCTTCTTCAACCATGGTCAGTGCTGTGTGGCTGGTTCGCGGCTTTTCGTCGAAGAAGACATCTTTGATGATGTCGTGTCCGGCGTCGGTGAAATTGCCAGGCGGATTCGCGTCGGTGAGGGCTTCGATCCGGCAACCCAGATGGGGCCGCTTGTGTCCGAGACGCAGCTCCGGCGGGTGACGGGCTTCCTTGAATCCGGTGAAAAGGATGGTGCCAAAGCCATCGCCGGCGGGCAGCGGGTGGGTGACAAAGGCTACTTCGTCGCGCCTACCGTGCTCACCGATGTGCGGGACGATATGAAGGTCGTGCAGGAAGAAATCTTCGGTCCTGTGGTGACGGCGATGAAGTTTTCGGACATCCGGGAAGTCAGCGCCCGCGCCAACAACACGGTCTATGGGCTTGGGGCCGGCATCTGGACGCGCGACATCAGCAAGGCCCACGCCCTGGCGGCCGAAATCAAGGCCGGCACGGTGTGGATCAACTGCTACAACGTTTTTGATGCTGCGCTGCCCTTCGGCGGTTACAAGCAGTCGGGTTGGGGGCGTGAAATGGGCCACGCTGTGCTCAACGCCTACACCGAAACGAAATCGGTCTGCATCAAGCTCTGA
- a CDS encoding SDR family oxidoreductase codes for MFETTLLAGKNILITGGGTGLGRVMALRFAELGARVAVLGRRPEPLAEVVQQIEAQGREAMAVGADVRDATRVTAAVDEVIARFGTLDVLVNNAAGNFLALTETLSPNAFNAVVGIVLNGTFHCTSAVGKHMIAQGKGGCMLNIVATYAWTGAAYVVPSVCAKAGVLAMTRSLAVEWGRYRIRLNAIAPGPFPTEGAWSRLMLPGMEEEGKRRNPTGRFGEPPELANLAAYLVSDAASYINGECVTMDGGEWLMGQSFNTLTMLPRDQFQALAEALRPRKSDASPAG; via the coding sequence ATGTTTGAAACCACATTGCTTGCCGGGAAAAACATTCTCATCACCGGCGGCGGCACGGGCCTGGGGCGCGTCATGGCGCTGCGTTTTGCCGAACTGGGGGCCCGGGTTGCCGTGCTGGGAAGACGGCCTGAACCGCTGGCCGAAGTCGTGCAACAGATCGAGGCGCAGGGCAGGGAAGCCATGGCCGTTGGCGCTGATGTCCGGGATGCCACCCGCGTCACTGCCGCCGTGGATGAGGTCATCGCGCGCTTTGGCACGCTCGATGTGTTGGTCAACAATGCCGCCGGGAACTTTCTGGCGCTGACCGAGACCCTGTCGCCGAACGCCTTCAACGCCGTGGTGGGCATCGTGCTCAACGGGACATTTCACTGTACGTCGGCCGTGGGCAAACACATGATTGCCCAGGGAAAGGGTGGGTGCATGCTCAACATCGTGGCCACCTACGCCTGGACCGGCGCGGCCTACGTCGTGCCTTCGGTGTGCGCCAAGGCCGGTGTCCTGGCCATGACGCGCTCGCTGGCGGTGGAGTGGGGGCGCTACCGGATTCGGCTCAATGCCATTGCGCCGGGGCCGTTCCCAACCGAAGGGGCGTGGTCGCGCCTGATGCTGCCGGGGATGGAGGAAGAAGGCAAACGCCGCAACCCAACGGGTCGCTTCGGCGAGCCACCCGAACTGGCCAACCTCGCGGCCTATCTGGTCAGCGACGCCGCCAGCTACATCAACGGGGAGTGTGTGACCATGGACGGCGGCGAATGGCTGATGGGGCAGTCGTTCAATACCCTGACGATGCTGCCACGCGACCAGTTCCAGGCGCTGGCCGAGGCGCTTCGCCCCAGGAAATCTGATGCTTCTCCCGCCGGATGA
- a CDS encoding TylF/MycF/NovP-related O-methyltransferase yields the protein MKRIVRQLIRRTGFDIVRYRSAPPKAAGPAEVKPVFPPDFDPEAIDIIQAVQPYTMTSIERIFALIQAVRYIVQANIPGDIVECGVWRGGSMMAVAHTLRRLGQDKTNLYLFDTYEGMTKPDATDVDYTGQPALVEFEATKRGEDSSSWCYAPLEEVRQNMASTGYDMSRVKFIKGKVEETLPGSAPDRISLLRLDTDWYESTRHELTHLFPRLSTGGVLIVDDYGYWQGNRRAVDEYLAEHGFHLLLNRIDFTGRIAVKCTPG from the coding sequence ATGAAACGCATCGTCCGCCAGCTTATCCGACGAACAGGTTTTGACATCGTGCGCTACCGAAGCGCCCCTCCCAAGGCCGCCGGTCCGGCCGAAGTCAAACCTGTTTTCCCACCGGATTTTGACCCCGAAGCGATTGACATCATCCAGGCCGTCCAGCCTTACACCATGACCAGCATCGAGCGCATCTTTGCGCTGATTCAGGCGGTCAGATACATCGTCCAGGCCAATATCCCCGGCGATATTGTCGAGTGTGGCGTCTGGCGGGGGGGCAGCATGATGGCCGTTGCACATACGCTCCGGCGTCTCGGCCAGGACAAGACGAACCTCTATCTCTTCGACACGTATGAGGGCATGACGAAACCGGATGCCACCGACGTGGACTATACCGGTCAACCCGCCTTGGTCGAGTTTGAGGCCACGAAAAGAGGTGAAGACAGCTCTTCCTGGTGCTATGCCCCACTCGAAGAGGTTCGCCAGAACATGGCCAGCACCGGCTATGACATGAGCCGGGTCAAATTCATCAAGGGCAAGGTCGAAGAGACACTTCCCGGTTCAGCGCCAGACCGGATTTCGCTGCTGAGACTCGACACCGACTGGTACGAATCCACCAGACACGAACTGACCCACCTGTTTCCCCGGCTCTCCACGGGGGGCGTCCTGATTGTTGATGACTACGGGTACTGGCAGGGCAACAGAAGAGCCGTAGATGAGTACCTGGCAGAACATGGCTTCCACCTGCTGCTCAACCGGATTGATTTCACGGGACGAATCGCCGTCAAGTGTACTCCCGGCTGA
- a CDS encoding enoyl-CoA hydratase/isomerase family protein, producing the protein MAYETILVETQNAIARVTLNRPDTLNAMNQTMIGELTEVFTGLAGQTDVRAVVVTGAGRAFSSGGDIRGMLAAAPETAAEAVTAMIERVNGMVLALYNLPQPVIAAINGPAHGLGMSLTLAADYRIAAMSASFSQAFIRIGLVPDGGGTFLLPRVVGWACATDLMLTGRTVPAGEAKTIGLVHQTVADAEFANTVQLCAQQFAAAPTQAIARTKALLRSSKNADFATQLNHERDHQAACATTHDFREGVTAFIEKRPPVFTGR; encoded by the coding sequence ATGGCCTACGAAACCATCCTCGTGGAGACGCAGAACGCCATTGCGCGGGTGACGCTCAACCGTCCGGACACACTCAACGCCATGAACCAGACCATGATCGGTGAGCTGACCGAGGTGTTTACCGGGCTTGCCGGGCAAACGGATGTCCGGGCTGTGGTGGTGACAGGCGCTGGCCGGGCCTTTTCATCGGGTGGTGACATCCGTGGCATGCTGGCGGCGGCCCCGGAAACGGCTGCCGAAGCCGTCACGGCCATGATCGAGCGCGTCAACGGCATGGTGCTGGCGCTGTACAACCTGCCGCAGCCGGTGATTGCCGCCATCAACGGCCCGGCGCATGGGTTGGGCATGAGCCTGACGCTGGCCGCCGACTACCGGATCGCCGCCATGAGCGCCAGCTTTTCCCAGGCGTTCATCAGGATTGGCCTTGTTCCCGACGGTGGGGGGACGTTTCTCCTGCCGCGCGTTGTCGGTTGGGCCTGCGCCACGGATTTGATGTTGACCGGACGGACGGTTCCGGCCGGAGAGGCCAAAACCATCGGTTTGGTACATCAGACGGTCGCTGATGCCGAGTTTGCCAACACGGTTCAGTTATGCGCCCAACAGTTTGCTGCTGCTCCGACCCAGGCCATCGCCCGGACAAAAGCCCTCCTGCGTAGCAGCAAGAATGCTGACTTCGCCACGCAGTTGAACCATGAACGCGACCACCAGGCGGCCTGCGCGACAACGCACGATTTCCGGGAAGGCGTCACCGCATTTATCGAAAAACGACCGCCGGTGTTTACCGGGCGCTGA
- a CDS encoding transcriptional regulator has protein sequence MAAKRKANKPEPLPAPPKAVVSAAKVVCEGVDKLIHEPLRLGILCALAGVEYLSFTELRRLLSTTDGNLSVHLRRLEEAGYLHCEKGFRGRMPHTRYRLTATGRTALEDYVSHMEAILRHAHRVVRPR, from the coding sequence ATGGCGGCTAAACGGAAAGCCAACAAACCAGAACCTCTGCCCGCCCCGCCAAAAGCCGTCGTCTCGGCGGCCAAGGTGGTTTGCGAGGGCGTGGACAAGCTCATTCACGAACCCCTGCGGCTGGGTATCCTGTGCGCGCTGGCCGGAGTCGAATACCTGTCCTTTACGGAGCTGCGGCGACTGCTCTCCACGACGGACGGCAATCTGAGCGTCCACCTGCGGCGTCTGGAGGAGGCCGGCTATCTGCACTGTGAAAAGGGCTTTCGGGGACGGATGCCCCACACGAGGTATCGGCTGACGGCCACCGGCCGCACGGCCCTGGAAGACTACGTCAGCCACATGGAAGCCATTCTGCGGCATGCCCACCGGGTTGTTCGGCCCAGATAA